A genomic segment from Candidatus Viadribacter manganicus encodes:
- a CDS encoding ArnT family glycosyltransferase, with the protein MTSPVSPALFDQFARGWRGYVLIALIALTSGLIGAARVPVTDIDEARFAQATRQMVESDDYIRIRVQDAERNRKPVGIYWLQAASVNAMRPFVDRLNTIWPYRLPSALGLMLASLATLWAGTNLFGARTGFVGAAIFAVGLLAGVEGMLAKTDAVMTGFITLAFASLIQLRTGTKRPRLVALLFWAAIGCGIMIKGPLPPLAAGMTLAALAFWEKRANWMKPLAFWPGPLLALAITLPWAISIGVVTEGRFYSELLLREIGPKLVSGGDHRHGGIPGYHLLWLPLLIFPATYALPAALRLGWSAIRAPRQDNAHAPFRFLIAWAVPIFAFFELMPAKLIHYTLPAYPAIALMCAAGLFAMRGKRWRTTHPAGLVAFGVFGALIVALMAVVSTFMPGYLADAGVRRAVATALIGAGTLAAAIAGLIMLRRPTARAAILVACALVLSFSLRGRLLPEARSLFVSNEAAATMTRARLMPREDQNFWIVGYEQPSIIFMTRTWVHLVEIEDLAETPIAAGDGVMLEGRVLEQAQTVLRAQGLEFEAADQPAQGMAIGRGEYMTLNIGRVHEAASDAPAGARQSNP; encoded by the coding sequence ATGACTTCTCCTGTTTCTCCCGCCCTGTTTGACCAGTTCGCCCGTGGCTGGCGCGGCTATGTGCTGATTGCGCTCATCGCGCTGACATCCGGCCTCATTGGCGCGGCGCGCGTACCAGTCACCGACATCGACGAAGCGCGCTTCGCGCAAGCGACGCGGCAGATGGTCGAGAGTGACGATTACATTCGCATTCGGGTTCAAGACGCCGAACGCAATCGCAAGCCTGTCGGCATCTACTGGCTGCAGGCCGCTTCCGTGAATGCGATGCGCCCGTTCGTCGATCGACTAAACACGATCTGGCCCTATCGATTGCCTTCGGCGCTCGGACTGATGCTCGCGAGCTTGGCGACGCTGTGGGCCGGGACAAACTTGTTCGGCGCGCGCACGGGGTTTGTCGGCGCCGCGATCTTCGCTGTCGGCTTGCTCGCCGGCGTCGAGGGTATGCTCGCAAAGACCGACGCGGTGATGACCGGCTTCATCACGCTCGCGTTCGCTTCGCTCATACAATTGCGAACCGGCACGAAGCGTCCACGCCTTGTCGCGTTGCTCTTCTGGGCAGCGATCGGCTGCGGGATCATGATCAAAGGGCCATTGCCACCGCTCGCCGCCGGCATGACGCTCGCCGCACTCGCTTTCTGGGAAAAGCGCGCAAACTGGATGAAGCCGCTCGCGTTTTGGCCGGGGCCGCTGCTCGCGCTGGCAATCACGCTCCCATGGGCGATCTCAATCGGCGTCGTCACTGAAGGGCGCTTCTATTCCGAACTCTTATTGCGCGAGATCGGACCAAAGCTCGTTTCAGGCGGCGATCACCGTCACGGCGGCATTCCGGGCTACCATTTGCTCTGGCTGCCGCTCCTCATCTTCCCCGCCACGTACGCTTTGCCCGCAGCGTTGCGCTTGGGCTGGAGCGCCATTCGCGCACCGCGCCAAGACAATGCGCACGCGCCCTTCCGCTTCCTCATTGCTTGGGCCGTTCCGATTTTCGCGTTCTTCGAACTGATGCCGGCAAAGCTCATCCACTATACGTTGCCCGCCTATCCAGCGATCGCGCTGATGTGTGCGGCGGGACTCTTCGCCATGCGCGGCAAACGCTGGCGAACAACGCATCCTGCGGGCTTGGTCGCATTCGGCGTGTTCGGGGCGCTGATCGTGGCGCTGATGGCCGTCGTCTCGACGTTCATGCCGGGCTATCTGGCAGATGCCGGCGTACGCCGCGCTGTCGCTACCGCGCTGATCGGCGCAGGCACGCTCGCGGCCGCAATCGCCGGTCTCATCATGCTCCGACGCCCTACCGCGCGCGCGGCGATACTTGTCGCTTGCGCGCTGGTGCTTTCGTTCAGCTTACGTGGCCGCCTTCTCCCGGAAGCGCGCTCACTTTTCGTCAGCAACGAAGCCGCCGCCACGATGACACGCGCACGCCTGATGCCGCGCGAAGATCAGAACTTCTGGATCGTCGGGTACGAACAACCAAGCATCATCTTCATGACGCGCACCTGGGTGCATCTGGTTGAAATCGAAGATCTTGCTGAAACGCCGATCGCAGCCGGTGACGGCGTGATGCTCGAGGGGCGCGTACTCGAACAGGCGCAAACAGTGCTTCGTGCACAAGGCTTGGAATTTGAAGCGGCGGATCAGCCGGCGCAAGGCATGGCGATCGGACGCGGCGAATACATGACGCTCAACATTGGCCGCGTGCACGAGGCCGCTAGCGACGCGCCGGCGGGCGCCCGGCAATCAAATCCTTAA
- the phaR gene encoding polyhydroxyalkanoate synthesis repressor PhaR, with amino-acid sequence MADSSGPAAGQAGGAEAQQGEPIVIKKYANRRLYNTGESKYVTLDDLSEMVRANTDFIVLDAKSGEDITRSVLTQIIFEQESKGQSMLPVQFLRRLIRFYGDQMQGFLPPYLEMSMESFSKAQEQMRENMSRTFGAATPMAAFEEQTQRNMALFQQAMKVWAPFAAGSVPGMPGMTPPKANAADEEDKDEQLAELRRQMEAMQKQLDLMAKR; translated from the coding sequence GTGGCGGATTCAAGTGGCCCGGCAGCGGGGCAAGCCGGTGGCGCTGAGGCTCAACAAGGCGAGCCGATCGTCATCAAGAAGTACGCCAACCGGCGCCTCTACAACACCGGCGAGAGCAAGTACGTCACGCTCGACGACCTCTCCGAGATGGTTCGCGCGAACACCGATTTTATCGTGCTCGACGCCAAGAGTGGCGAAGACATCACCCGCTCAGTGTTGACCCAGATCATCTTCGAACAAGAGAGCAAAGGTCAGAGCATGTTGCCGGTGCAGTTCCTGCGCCGCCTCATTCGCTTCTACGGCGACCAGATGCAGGGCTTCCTTCCCCCCTATCTCGAGATGAGCATGGAAAGCTTCTCGAAGGCGCAAGAGCAGATGCGCGAGAACATGTCGCGCACGTTTGGCGCCGCAACGCCGATGGCCGCGTTCGAAGAGCAAACGCAACGTAACATGGCGCTGTTTCAGCAGGCCATGAAGGTCTGGGCGCCGTTCGCCGCCGGTTCCGTGCCCGGAATGCCGGGCATGACGCCGCCAAAGGCAAATGCGGCCGACGAGGAAGACAAGGACGAGCAACTCGCTGAACTGCGCCGCCAGATGGAAGCGATGCAAAAGCAGCTCGACCTGATGGCAAAGCGCTAA
- a CDS encoding amidase — protein MRDFADYDGLGLAELVRNRDVTPGELLEAAIERIERHNPKLNAVVHTAYDEARAIAAGALPDGPFKGVPFLIKDLGVRVKNWPRTSASRFAQVAADTEDSELTKRYRASGVVLAGKTNTPEFGIPGVTTSALLGPCRNPWNPDHISGGSSGGAASAVAAGIVPLAHASDGLGSIRIPAACCGLVGLKVTRDRNPNGQHDTDRAIGFSVDHVVSRSVRDSAAMLDATGYPEPASPFAYPAKERPYLEEVTRAPGKLKIAFSSETPSGKPIDPEIRAALEQTAETLGGLGHDVHEEGLGIDYRQLYRAQGFVSAANFSASIKRWIEVKGREPGDDELEGLARRGYEAGKKLTAQDAGWGWQQLRIMNRQILQKFETWDVWLTPVLGTNVPRVDFLDTLMDDLKEFDRRQAQTFGFTPPFNMTGQPSMSLPLHHSASGLPIGMMFTARYADEATLFRLAGQLEKEMPWGQRKPPIWN, from the coding sequence ATGCGGGACTTTGCGGATTATGATGGGCTCGGACTGGCTGAACTCGTTCGCAACCGGGACGTCACGCCTGGCGAGCTTCTTGAGGCCGCGATTGAGCGGATCGAGCGTCACAATCCCAAACTCAACGCCGTCGTTCACACCGCCTACGATGAGGCGCGCGCCATTGCGGCAGGCGCATTGCCGGACGGGCCATTCAAGGGCGTGCCGTTTCTGATCAAGGATCTCGGCGTCCGCGTTAAGAACTGGCCGCGCACCAGCGCCAGCCGGTTCGCGCAAGTTGCGGCTGACACCGAAGATAGTGAACTCACAAAACGCTACCGCGCGTCGGGCGTTGTGCTGGCGGGTAAAACCAACACGCCGGAGTTTGGCATTCCCGGCGTGACGACCTCGGCGTTGCTCGGCCCCTGCCGCAATCCCTGGAATCCGGATCACATTTCTGGTGGCTCCTCAGGCGGGGCCGCGTCCGCCGTCGCCGCGGGGATTGTGCCTTTGGCGCACGCCAGTGACGGCTTGGGCTCCATTCGCATTCCGGCGGCCTGCTGCGGTCTGGTTGGGCTTAAGGTTACGCGCGACCGCAATCCGAACGGTCAGCACGACACCGATCGAGCGATCGGATTTAGCGTCGATCACGTCGTCTCGCGCAGCGTGCGCGACAGCGCCGCGATGTTGGATGCGACCGGGTATCCAGAGCCGGCGAGCCCGTTCGCATATCCCGCCAAAGAGCGCCCGTATCTTGAAGAGGTCACGCGCGCGCCTGGCAAACTCAAGATCGCGTTTTCGAGCGAGACGCCGAGCGGCAAGCCGATTGATCCAGAAATCCGCGCAGCCTTGGAGCAAACCGCCGAGACTTTAGGCGGCTTAGGTCACGACGTGCACGAAGAAGGACTAGGCATCGACTATCGCCAGCTCTATCGCGCACAGGGCTTTGTCTCCGCCGCGAACTTCTCGGCGAGCATCAAACGGTGGATTGAAGTAAAAGGCCGCGAGCCGGGCGATGATGAACTCGAAGGCTTGGCGCGCCGTGGTTACGAGGCCGGCAAGAAGCTTACGGCGCAGGATGCTGGCTGGGGTTGGCAGCAATTGCGCATCATGAACCGGCAAATTCTGCAGAAGTTCGAGACCTGGGATGTTTGGCTGACGCCAGTACTCGGTACAAATGTGCCGCGCGTCGATTTCCTCGATACGTTGATGGATGATCTCAAAGAGTTCGATCGCCGTCAGGCGCAAACTTTCGGCTTCACGCCGCCGTTCAACATGACCGGCCAACCCTCGATGTCGCTACCGCTGCATCACAGCGCAAGCGGCTTGCCGATTGGTATGATGTTCACCGCGCGCTACGCCGATGAGGCGACGCTGTTCAGGCTCGCTGGGCAACTCGAGAAGGAAATGCCTTGGGGGCAACGTAAGCCGCCGATCTGGAATTGA
- a CDS encoding class I SAM-dependent methyltransferase, with product MNPNKALWEKGDFTRLAATMRESGDELIESLGVKPGMKVLDLGCGDGTTALPSARRGADVLGVDIAANLVAAGNARAKAAGLSNLRFQEGDACNLEGISDKSFDLLVSIFGAMFAPKPFDVAKEMVRVTKPGGRIVMGNWIPGDPTLVAQILKISAAYTPPPPEGFVSPVTWGLDANVTERFGAAGVLPEDIKCERQTYIFNFAGPPKAFVNEFRTFYGPTMNAFEAAEKNGKADDLCAELEALFEAQNKSGRTDAASIPATFLRVTVSRR from the coding sequence ATGAATCCGAATAAGGCGCTCTGGGAAAAAGGCGACTTCACCCGTCTGGCTGCGACCATGCGTGAAAGCGGCGATGAGCTTATTGAAAGTCTCGGCGTCAAACCCGGGATGAAAGTGCTTGATCTAGGCTGTGGCGACGGCACCACGGCTTTGCCATCGGCGCGGCGCGGCGCTGACGTGCTTGGCGTCGATATCGCCGCCAATCTCGTCGCAGCGGGCAATGCGCGCGCCAAGGCGGCGGGGCTTTCCAATCTCCGCTTCCAAGAAGGCGACGCCTGCAACTTGGAAGGCATTTCCGACAAATCATTCGATCTGCTGGTTTCGATTTTCGGCGCGATGTTTGCGCCAAAGCCCTTCGATGTCGCCAAGGAAATGGTGCGCGTTACAAAGCCCGGTGGGCGCATCGTGATGGGCAATTGGATCCCCGGCGATCCGACGTTGGTGGCGCAGATTTTGAAGATCAGTGCTGCATACACGCCGCCGCCGCCGGAAGGCTTCGTCAGTCCCGTGACGTGGGGGCTAGACGCGAACGTCACGGAGCGGTTTGGCGCAGCGGGTGTTTTGCCCGAAGACATTAAATGCGAACGCCAGACCTACATATTCAATTTCGCCGGCCCGCCAAAGGCGTTCGTCAATGAGTTCCGCACCTTCTACGGACCGACGATGAATGCGTTTGAAGCCGCAGAGAAGAACGGCAAAGCCGATGATCTGTGCGCCGAACTTGAGGCGTTGTTTGAAGCGCAGAACAAGAGCGGTCGCACGGACGCCGCTAGTATTCCGGCGACGTTCCTTCGCGTTACCGTGTCGCGGCGCTAA
- a CDS encoding helix-turn-helix transcriptional regulator gives MKRVVILYALGLAAGAFLLQWLQYNYLVRAFPSEIYIGLIAAAFAGLGVWAGMRLARRPNPATFEKNTAAIASLGITPREQEVLALLAAGKSNKEIASKLGVSPNTVKTQIASLYQKLEVQRRTQAVQKARELALIP, from the coding sequence ATGAAGCGCGTTGTCATCCTCTACGCCCTGGGCCTGGCCGCCGGCGCCTTCCTGCTGCAATGGCTCCAGTACAATTATCTCGTCCGCGCCTTCCCGAGCGAAATCTATATTGGCCTCATCGCCGCCGCCTTCGCCGGACTGGGCGTCTGGGCTGGCATGCGGCTGGCGCGACGGCCGAACCCCGCGACATTTGAAAAGAACACTGCAGCTATAGCTTCGCTTGGAATCACGCCCCGTGAGCAAGAGGTGCTGGCGCTGCTGGCGGCCGGCAAATCCAACAAGGAGATCGCGTCCAAGCTCGGCGTCTCGCCCAATACGGTGAAGACGCAAATCGCCAGCCTTTATCAAAAGCTCGAAGTGCAGCGCCGCACCCAAGCCGTGCAAAAGGCGCGCGAACTGGCGCTTATCCCCTGA
- a CDS encoding helix-turn-helix domain-containing protein — MALFFDADWFDQRLAARGTDRIGLAVATGIERGELHRIFSNERSPSAEELAEFARVLETDLLEVTIRSGVAVRESAPGADTGDRIQSIEARLDAIDTWLAEFEASKKKAVG; from the coding sequence ATGGCGCTTTTCTTCGATGCGGACTGGTTCGATCAACGCTTGGCTGCGCGCGGCACGGACCGCATCGGGCTGGCGGTGGCGACCGGCATCGAGCGTGGTGAATTGCATCGCATCTTCAGCAATGAGCGTTCGCCGTCAGCCGAAGAGCTCGCTGAGTTCGCGCGCGTGCTCGAGACCGATCTGCTTGAAGTAACGATCCGCAGCGGCGTCGCTGTGCGTGAGTCAGCGCCGGGCGCCGACACTGGCGATCGGATCCAGAGTATTGAGGCGCGGCTAGACGCGATCGATACCTGGCTCGCCGAGTTTGAAGCGTCGAAGAAAAAAGCTGTCGGCTAG
- a CDS encoding glycosyltransferase family 2 protein — MAESIEFSVVVPVMNEEGNAANLAREIAAVLDGRSYEMIFVDDASRDGTRAELAALKAELPALRLLGHRSNAGQSRAVRTGVIAARAPVVGTLDGDGQNDPADLPKLLAKLTRPQAPSDLGMVAGNRLKRQDNWSKRTASQIANSIRRAALKDNAIDSGSGVKVFKREAFLRLPYFDHMHRFMAALMLREGYAVEFLEVNHRQRSVGSSKYTNLGRLAANMTDLWGVMWLRSRARLPGGADEL, encoded by the coding sequence TTGGCCGAGAGTATCGAATTTAGCGTGGTCGTTCCCGTGATGAACGAGGAGGGTAACGCCGCAAACCTCGCGCGCGAGATCGCGGCAGTCCTCGATGGACGCAGCTACGAAATGATTTTCGTGGATGACGCCAGCCGTGACGGCACACGTGCTGAGCTTGCTGCGCTTAAAGCGGAATTGCCCGCGCTGCGCTTGCTTGGCCATCGCAGCAACGCTGGCCAAAGCCGAGCCGTACGCACCGGTGTCATTGCGGCGCGTGCGCCGGTTGTGGGCACTCTGGATGGCGATGGCCAAAACGATCCTGCCGATTTGCCAAAACTTCTGGCCAAGCTCACGCGCCCCCAAGCGCCGTCGGATTTGGGGATGGTAGCAGGAAACCGCCTCAAGCGGCAGGACAATTGGAGCAAGCGAACTGCGTCTCAGATCGCCAATTCGATCCGCCGCGCCGCCCTCAAGGACAATGCAATCGATAGCGGTTCAGGTGTCAAAGTATTCAAACGCGAAGCTTTTTTGCGCCTCCCGTACTTCGATCACATGCACCGTTTCATGGCCGCACTGATGCTGCGTGAAGGCTATGCAGTCGAGTTTTTGGAGGTTAATCATCGACAACGGAGCGTCGGTAGCTCGAAATACACGAATCTCGGCAGATTGGCCGCGAACATGACGGACCTCTGGGGCGTTATGTGGCTGAGAAGCCGGGCGCGTTTGCCAGGGGGAGCGGACGAATTATGA
- a CDS encoding DUF4199 domain-containing protein yields MFVIALRYGAISGAIVIAVIITGMFYAEGQGHGHATSSVWFGYLVMILALSTIFLAIREYRNKSLGGVIKFFPAFGVGLLVAAIAGMVYVAAWETFLQVSHYPFMENYTAAMVQAQRDAGVSGAELDAFIAEMDKAKAAYANPLYRLPMTFIEIFPVGVLIALISAAILRNPKVLPARG; encoded by the coding sequence ATGTTCGTAATCGCACTCAGGTACGGCGCCATCTCCGGCGCGATCGTCATCGCCGTCATCATCACAGGCATGTTCTACGCCGAGGGTCAGGGCCACGGACACGCCACCTCCTCTGTGTGGTTCGGCTACCTCGTCATGATCCTGGCGCTGTCGACGATCTTCTTGGCCATCCGCGAGTACCGGAACAAAAGCCTCGGCGGCGTGATCAAATTCTTCCCCGCATTCGGCGTCGGCCTGCTCGTCGCCGCGATTGCAGGCATGGTGTACGTCGCCGCCTGGGAAACCTTTCTCCAGGTGAGCCACTACCCGTTCATGGAGAACTACACCGCCGCGATGGTCCAAGCGCAGCGAGACGCGGGCGTCAGTGGCGCTGAACTCGACGCGTTCATCGCGGAGATGGACAAGGCCAAAGCTGCCTACGCCAACCCGCTCTATCGCCTGCCGATGACGTTTATCGAAATTTTCCCAGTCGGCGTCCTGATCGCGCTCATATCCGCAGCGATACTGCGCAATCCCAAAGTGCTGCCAGCGCGGGGCTAA
- a CDS encoding acetyl-CoA C-acetyltransferase, which yields MTDIVIVSAARTAVGSFNGAFAAVPAHELGKVAIGAALQRAKVDPKDVSEVVLGQVLTANQGMNPARQASRAAGVADESPAWSLNQVCGSGLRAVVVGYQQLKAGDATVVVAGGQENMSLSPHAAHLRAGQKMGDLSFSDTMIKDGLTDVFNHYHMGITAENVAEKWQITREQQDQFATFSQQKASAAQKAGKFKEEIVAVTVAGRKGDTIIEADEYIKHDASVEGAAKLRAAFKKDGTVTAANASGLNDGAAALVLMTAAEAAKRGLTPMARIASWASRGVDPTIMGVGPIPSSKAALEKAGWKVGDLDLVEANEAFAAQACAVNKDMGWDPDIVNVNGGAIAIGHPIGASGARVLTTLLHELQRRGKSKGLATLCIGGGMGIAVCVER from the coding sequence ATGACCGACATCGTCATCGTTTCCGCCGCCCGCACAGCTGTTGGATCGTTCAACGGCGCTTTTGCTGCAGTGCCCGCGCACGAGCTTGGAAAGGTTGCCATTGGCGCAGCGCTGCAGCGCGCAAAAGTCGATCCTAAAGACGTGTCGGAAGTGGTGCTCGGGCAGGTGCTCACCGCCAATCAGGGCATGAATCCGGCGCGGCAAGCGTCGCGCGCGGCGGGGGTGGCGGATGAGAGCCCGGCTTGGTCGCTCAACCAAGTGTGTGGTTCAGGCCTGCGCGCTGTCGTGGTGGGCTACCAACAACTGAAGGCCGGCGACGCGACAGTCGTTGTTGCGGGCGGTCAGGAGAACATGTCGCTCTCGCCGCACGCCGCGCATCTTCGCGCAGGCCAGAAGATGGGCGATCTTTCATTCAGCGACACGATGATCAAGGACGGTCTGACCGACGTCTTCAATCATTATCACATGGGCATCACCGCCGAGAACGTTGCCGAGAAGTGGCAGATCACGCGCGAGCAACAAGATCAGTTCGCAACGTTCAGCCAACAGAAGGCGAGCGCGGCGCAGAAGGCCGGCAAGTTCAAGGAAGAGATCGTCGCCGTGACTGTCGCGGGCCGCAAAGGCGATACGATCATCGAGGCCGACGAGTACATCAAACACGACGCCAGCGTTGAAGGCGCCGCAAAGTTGCGTGCAGCCTTCAAGAAGGACGGCACGGTTACGGCAGCCAATGCGTCCGGTTTGAACGATGGCGCGGCGGCGCTTGTGCTTATGACGGCCGCGGAAGCCGCGAAGCGCGGTCTGACGCCGATGGCGCGCATAGCGTCGTGGGCGTCGCGCGGCGTGGACCCGACGATCATGGGCGTCGGCCCGATCCCGTCTTCGAAAGCGGCATTGGAAAAGGCAGGCTGGAAAGTCGGCGATCTCGATCTGGTTGAGGCCAACGAGGCCTTCGCCGCGCAAGCCTGCGCTGTGAATAAGGATATGGGCTGGGATCCGGACATCGTGAACGTCAATGGCGGCGCGATCGCGATCGGCCACCCAATCGGCGCCTCCGGCGCGCGCGTGCTGACAACACTGCTTCACGAGCTGCAACGCCGCGGCAAGAGCAAAGGCCTCGCCACACTCTGCATCGGCGGCGGCATGGGCATTGCGGTCTGCGTGGAGCGCTAG